In a single window of the Thamnophis elegans isolate rThaEle1 chromosome 8, rThaEle1.pri, whole genome shotgun sequence genome:
- the RIDA gene encoding 2-iminobutanoate/2-iminopropanoate deaminase, whose amino-acid sequence MGKSAPAFCICRTRGRRRRERRGRVELGAGKSSGAAKRRLCWLASCRRSACSAVFAAMATLVKRIISTTRAPAAMGPYSQAVLVDRTMYIAGQLGMDPSSGELVPGGAKEQTHQALQNIWEILQAAGCDTSNVVKTTVLMTDMKDFNDINEVYKQFFKYNFPARAAYQVVALPKDACVEIEAIAILGPLQDASPAKI is encoded by the exons ATGGGAAAAAGCGCGCCCGCTTTTTGCATCTGTCGGACGAGGGGGCGGCGTCGCCGAGAGAGGCGGGGCAGGGTTGAGTTGGGTGCGGGTAAAAGTTCAGGAGCAGCGAAGCGTCGGCTTTGTTGGCTTGCCAGTTGCCGAAGGAGTGCTTGTTCCGCTGTTTTTGCCGCTATGGCTACGTTAGTGAAGAGAATCATCAGTACTACAAGGGCTCCCGCTGCTATGGGTCCTTACAG CCAAGCAGTGTTGGTAGATCGGACTATGTATATCGCAGGGCAGCTTGGTATGGATCCCTCCAGTGGGGAACTTGTTCCAGGAGGTGCAAAGGAACAAACTCACCAG GCCCTCCAAAACATTTGGGAAATTCTGCAAGCTGCTGGCTGTGACACCTCTAATG TGGTAAAGACTACTGTACTGATGACCGACATGAAGGATTTTAATGATATTAATGAAGTCTACAAGCAAT TTTTCAAGTACAACTTTCCAGCCCGAGCTGCGTATCAGGTTGTGGCTCTTCCAAAG GATGCCTGTGTGGAGATTGAAGCTATTGCCATTTTGGGACCCCTTCAAGATGCCTCACCAGCTAAAATCTAG